The Haemorhous mexicanus isolate bHaeMex1 chromosome 8, bHaeMex1.pri, whole genome shotgun sequence genome includes a window with the following:
- the HACD2 gene encoding very-long-chain (3R)-3-hydroxyacyl-CoA dehydratase 2 isoform X2 has protein sequence MSRVFLTWAVTHSVKEVQSEDSVLLFVVAWTITEIIRYSFYTFSLLNHLPYLIKWARYTLFIVLYPMGVSGELLTIYAALPFVRQSGLYSISLPNKYNFSFDYYTFLILVMISYIPIFPQLYFHMLHQRRKVLSHTEEHKKAE, from the exons ATGTCGAGGGTTTTCCTGACATGGGCAGTAACACATAGTGTAAAAGAG GTACAAAGTGAAGACAGTGTCCTCTTGTTTGTAGTGGCCTGGACAATCACCGAGATAATCCGTTACTCTTTTTACACCTTTAGCTTGTTAAACCATCTCCCTTATCTCATCAAATGGGCCAG GTACACTTTGTTTATAGTATTGTATCCAATGGGAGTCTCAGGTGAATTACTCACAATATATGCTGCATTACCCTTCGTCAGGCAGTCTGGCTTGTATTCCATTAGTTTACCTAACAAGTACAATTTTTCATTTGACTACTATACATTCCTGATCCTGGTCATGATCTCTTACATTCCAA TCTTCCCTCAGCTCTATTTCCACATGCTGCATCAGAGGCGAAAGGTACTCTCCCACACTGAAGAACATAAGAAGGCAGAGTAA